Part of the Oncorhynchus mykiss isolate Arlee chromosome 23, USDA_OmykA_1.1, whole genome shotgun sequence genome is shown below.
gacactgtgctatctaacctccaaacaagcttcattgccatacaacactccttccgtggcctccaactgctcttaaacgctagtaaaaccaaatgcatgcttttcaaccgttcgctgcctgcacccgcacgcctgactagtatcaccaccctggatgtttccgaccttgaatatgtggacatctataagtacctaggtgtctggctagactgtaaactctccttccagactcatatcaaacatctccaatcgaaaatcaaatctagagtcggctttctattccgcaacaaagcctccttcactcacgccgccaaacttaccctagtaaaactgactatcctaccgatcctcgacttcggcgacgtcatctacaaaatagcttccaacactctactcagcaaactggatgcagtttatcacagtgccatccgttttgtcactaaagcaccttataccacccaccactgcgacctgtatgctctagtcggctggacctcgctacatattcgtcgccagacccattggttccaggtcatctacaagtccatgctaggtaaagctctgccttatctcagttcactggtcacgatggcaacacccacccgtagcatgcgctccagcaggtgtatctcactgatcatccataaagccaacacctaatttggccgcctttcgttccagttctctgctgcctgtgactggaacgaattgcaaaaatcgctgaagttggagacttttatctccctcaccaacttcagacatctgctatctgagcagctaaccgatcgctgcagctgtacatagtctatcggtaaatagcccacccaattttacctacctcatccccatactgtttttatttatttacttttctgctcttttgcacaccaatatctctacctgtacatgaccatctgatcatttatcactccagtgttaatctgcaaaattgtaattatttgcctaccttctcatgccttttgcacacaatgtatatagactctttttttctactgtgttattgacttgttaattgtttactccatgtgtaactctgtgttgtctgttcacactgctatgctttatcttggccaggtcacagttgcaaatgagaacttgttctcaactagcctacctggttaaataaaggtgaaataaaaaaataaaataaaataaaataaagggtAATGGGTTCTAAAACTGATTCAagcatttttagccagatcctaattggtatgtcatatTTTAAGTTCCTTTGGATAGCATAGaaagcccttcttgccttgtctctcagatcattaacagctttgtggaagttacctgtggctctgatgtttaggccgatGTATGTATAGTTTTGTGTGTACtcaagggcaatggtgtctaggtggaatttgtatttgttgtcctggcaactggaTTTTTTTTGGATCAACATTATTTttttcttactgagatttactttCAGGGcctcaggtctgacagaatctgtgcagaagatctaggtgctgctgtaggccgtccttggttggggacagaagcaccagatcatcagcaaacagtagatatttgacttcagattctagtagagtgaggtcgggtgctgcagactgttatagtgccctcgccaattcgttgatatatatgttgaagagggtggggcttaagctgcattcctgtctcaccccacagccctgtggaaagaaatgtgtgtgtttttttgccaattttaaccacacacgtgttgtttgtgtacatggattttataatgtcgtatgtttttccccaacacccctttccatcaatttgtatagcagtcCCTCATGACAAATTGAGTCAAAACTTTTTTaaagtcaacaaagcatgagaagactttgcttttgttttgttttgtttgtttgtcaattaggctgtgcagggtgaatatgtggtctgtcgtacagtaatttggtaaaaagccaatttgacatttgctcagtacattgttttcactgaggaaatgtacaagtctgctgttaatgataatgcagaggattttcccaatttgctgttgacacatatcccatggtagttattggggtcaaatgtgTCTCCACATTTGTAGATTGGGGTTATCAGTcctttggttccaaatattggggaagatgccagagctgaggatgatgttaaagagttaagtatagccaattggaatttgtggtctgtatattttatcatttcatgttGGATACCATCAACACCTTTTTGGGTTtaagggtttgtattttgtcctgtagttcattcaatgtaattggaaaaTCCactgggttctggtagtcttaaatagctgattctaagatttgtaattgATAATGGATATGTTTTTGCTATTTGTTCTTGTTTATAGACCAAAAAGATTGGTATAAGATTGGTATCTTCGTTTTGGATGGATAACTCTTCgcgttgttgtttgtttagtgtgttccaacTTTCCCAGAAGTGATTAGATTtgatggattcttcaattacattgagctgatttctgacgtgctgttccttttttcacatagtgtatttctgtattgttttagtgattcaccaaagtgaaggcatagactcaggttttcttggtctctatgtttttggttggataggtttctcaatttctttcttaggtttttacattcttcatcaaacaacttgtcattgttgttaatgtACTTAGGATGTCTTCTTGAAAtgtttgatagggaagctgaaattttcaaatatactgtttaggctttctactgccaagattacaccttcactattacaatgaaatgttttgtccaggaagttgtctaaaagggattgaatttgttgttgcctagtTGTTTTAtggtaggtttctacactactttccttccatctatagcatttcttaatattgtgTAATTACTTTGGTTTTGATGCCTCATGGTTGAGTTTTGCTCTGTTCAGGTAGAccgtgattttgctgtgatctgataggagtGTTAGTTgtctgactgtgaacgctctgagagactctgggttgagttCAGTGGTGAAGTaatatacagtactactgccaagggatgagctgtcggtgtacctaccataggagtctcctcgaagcctaccattgactatgtacagaaccagcgtgtgacagagctgcaggagttttgacccatttttgttgattgttttgtcgtagttgtgtctaggggggccaTATTTTGGAGGGAatactgtcacctccaggtaggtgtttgtttcctgtgtgctgagagtgtcaggttcttgtccagttctgccATTTAGggcgccacagactagtacatgtacctgggcctggaaatggttgatctccctCTCTATggtggagaagctgtcttcattaaagtatggggattctactggggggatataggtagcacacgtggacattttttggggggttgtcaggagggcttACAGGGGGGCTGACAGGGGGTGGGATCCCCTGGGCTTAATTTATCTGTCCTGCTGTGATGTcgaggctatggtcagggtctgaggtgcgctgttctgctgtggtgttgaGACTTTGGTCAGGATTTGAGGTGGACTGTTCtactggcttctctgtgggggtggccagcTCTCTAATGGATTATTCTCTCTCACAcgtcatctctctcacacacacattttttggcacttgatgtgtgtgtctatggTAAATCAGCAGCTAGAGCCCGCTGTCTGTAGGCGAGTCACGTCAAACAAAACAGATTTTGTGTATGTAATTTGATGTCTTTTTCATGAACTTTTTTTCCAATGGAAGTATTTACTATTCAGACCATCAACATTCTTGCCTGTAAACAACAACCAATCTGATAGATGAAATCCAATAGCTATAGGCTTGGTGTCAATGACTCCGGACGTCCCTGTATTTGCATGCATTCACTGCAGGCGTTGTCTTATAAATGGAAGCAGTTGTATTACAGTGCCAGGACAATGAGGCCATTCACAGAACTGGAAGATGCATGATTTCCACAATTCTCATCCTCCTGCTTGGCCTATATTATGGACTTCATATTTCTCTGGTAGTCAAACTGCTCTCGGAGAATTAAAACAGCATTCTGTAGTTGACTGTGCAAAAAGGGAGAGTGTTTGTAAATTCCCATGTGTTTATTCGAAATAATGCAGTTGGACCACGTGAATATATGTAGAGAAGAATAATAAAAGCTGCAGTCATGCCTTTTTACAATCACATTGTCTTAAGTCAACAAATTACAAAATTGAGGTACATATGTGCAGTACTGCAGTGAGTACAGTCTGATATAAAGCACTGTATCACTGAATAATCTCTTGTATCAACAAAGTAATTATACAATTAATTGATGTTAAATGTATAACCTAAGTAAAGGGTTAGGAACTTAAAATACTCACTTCTCAATATCTGAGCATGTGACACACAAAATGATGACATGCAGAACCAGTTTATCGTGTCTTTGAGATGACAGCCTTCCTGTGGTGACTCCAGAATCTCATGCTGCTGATGGGGTTGTCCCTCCATTTCAGGTAAGTGTTCCTCTTCAAGTATTTGTGGAGCTCAAACATTTTCTTggtcctcttctccacatcccccagtatgatgatgatgatggtgatgatagggTTGCCCTTCAGCACCAGCCAGGACTGAGCTACATCAAACTCAAAGCGACACCATGCGCTGTTGATGAAGTGGCGCAACACTTCCATGATGACTTTGCGGCTACCCATAATGTCCTCGTCTATGATGTTGGAGGTGGTGGACTTACCCACTTCAAAGTCCCGCTCGTGGAGGCACAGTTGAATGGGAGAAatggtgtagtggtgcctggagaagtgggtatactcaAATTGTACCAAATAAATCCCAAATGAATGAAAGGCGCCCTGTGTGAAAAATGACATGTGAAAATTATAtgagaaacagtgacacactCTGAATGATCTAATGAcaaatcccatattggtcttttACAGTCAGGTCAACCTAAGCTGATAGTAGGCCTACTGTTGAAACAGATAATAAGCTGactgttgtttttttacatttcaggTTTTCATTCTCAAAGTTAAGAttttttaatagaaaaacaacaacattggatgttgtaagtccacaacaatgcttaaaccacatcagacCACTTTTGAGATCTGGGAaaaatctaataataataataaatatatttttttttcattgaTAAGGTTTTTGGGAAAACCTTTCCATCTACAAGAAGATGGTGAGGCCTATCATTAGCATCACTATATTTTTTATGTTCCTTAAATTGTTTGAAACTTGGACGTTTTACTTCATATATGAGGCATTTCTTACCTTGCTTCGAAGTAGCCTTTAGCCAAAGTCCCACCATAGAACTGTGGAGTCAATTACTTATAAAGACTTTCTTATATGCATTCTCCTGTTctattgcttttctttcaactttctttcattgtctagcagccaaaggcattatcctagtcatattagcaacccatgatagttgttgcatctttagatctcccctctttaAATGTCTTATGTGtatttccatctctgtccatgaaactgCTTGCATGTGGGGTGCACATTTTGGAACAGGTGTCATGCACTCTAtgcgtagtgggtgcggagtcaggcgcaggaagcagagggtAAAGAAAATGTTTTATTCCGGCGCAGGGAAAATGATCACGCCAAACAATAAGACCGGCCCAAAACCTGGACCcaaccacacaaccacaaacATGAACAGAGGAAAAATAAgcccgcacaaagagcaggcgggcatTACCGGCTTAAATAGCCCAACTGAAACCTAAACacaaaacaggtgtaaccaataagataaaaccaacagaaaagggaaaagggatcggtggcagctagtagaccagtgacgatgaccgccgagcgccgcccgaactggaagaggagccaccttcggtgggagtcaTGACAACAGGATTTTCCTCaaaattgcattttggaacattaaCACCGTTCTAGGCCTACCACTGTGTGCACATTGCTGCACTGAAAATGTAAAGAAATAATAGTTTATTAACATTTTAAGcaaaacattctgatctgttacATCGCCTTATTAATTGATACCtcgtatacctccactacactgtttTGATATGCATCCTGGGGATTAAGAAGTTATTATATGCGATGCCCACTGAAAAATTacttccactacaccactgaatAGGAGGGACTCCTTTCTCAAGGTTCTCCATCAGTTACTCCATCACACAGGCCTCATCCTTGCTGGAGTAGATCACAAAAGCATCGTAAGGGCATTCCTGCTGGCGGGAGACCTTGTAGCCTCTcaccaaaacacagaagtaatgCTGGTAGAACTGGAATTTGTAGGCCAATGCTGACAATGCCAGAATAAAAACCACATCAAAGATGGGTACCACCAGCCTTGTagttagctaccctttgcctggtTAAGAAACACAAGCTGCTTTAAGAAATTAAAAACAATAGCAGCATTAAGTTTAATGGTTAAACAGCAGTCTAGCTATGTTTTACTGTCCCTTGACTACAGAACGTTTTTGAATTTGCAGTCTCGCTCAACCCTCCCACTTTCCCCACTGCATTTCATAGCCAGGTTCTGTAGCCAACATAAACCTATGAGCCTCTTTTCCTCAGAGAAAATGGCTTGATTCTAGCCATTACCGTTTAAGAGATATGACCCATAATACTGGTGCTACATTTTTTTCTATCATGCATTGACGGGCCGCATTTTACATTCATAAAGATTATTGCAGGCCATTCTAATACTAAGCTACTTGCGGACCGGGCAGTTAACTACTTGCTTAGGTTTCaccttgttcagtcatgttacctcattagctagTTATAGCAAACAACCTGGGGTGCGTTCAGCAGGACCCAACTTTTTGGAattttcagatagaaatatgctgTGTAGAACAAACATGCATCTCTTATTATGGATAAGGAATAACGTTGGCTCTATTAGTGtaatttctatctgcaacgttcaaCAACATTTTATAACTGAACGTGGACCTGGTAACATTACCAGTAACCTATATTTAAACATTTGGTGGCATAGAAAGAAAGGAAAATGGATAGCAAACCATTTACTCGACTTGTGACTCGACCATTGGTGACTCGGACTCGAACACAGGGGACTTAGGACTCGATTCGGACTCAAGGTTAAGTGACTATACTACATCACTGGGCGAAACAGTCATTACCTCCCATTCTACTTTTGGACATCAGTGTGGCTGTGGAATTCTGATAACAATAATAATGACAATGACGTGACCAAGTGACAGAGGTGCAACccatactaaactcagcaaaaaaagaaatgtcctctcactgtcagctgcgtttattttcagcaaacttaacatgtgtaaatatttgtatgaacataacaagattcaacaactgagacaaaaactgaacaggttccacagacatgtgactaacataaatggaataatgtgtccctgaacagaggggggtcaaaatcaaaagtaacagtcagtatctggtgtggccaccagctgcattaagtactgcagtgaatctcctcctcatggactgcaccagatttgccagttcttgctgtgagttgttaccccactcttcctccaaggcacctgcaagttcccggacatttctggggggaatggccatagccctcaccctccgatccaacaggtcccagacatgctcaatgggattgagatctgggcttttcgttggccatggcagaacactgacattcctgtcttgcaggaaatcacgcacagaacgagcagtattgatgatggcattgtcatgctggagggtcatgtcaggatgagcctgcaggaagggtaccacatgagggaggaggatgtcttccctgtaacacacagcgttgagattgcctgcaatgacaacaagctcagtccgatgatgctgtgacacacctccccagaccatgacggaccctccacctcaatcgatcctgctccagagtacaggcctcggtgtaatgctcattccttcgacgataaacgcgaatccgaccatcacccctggtgaaacaaaaccgcgactcgtcagtgaggagcactttttgccagtccggtgatgtctggtgaggacctgccttacaacaggcctacaagccctcaatctagcctctctcagcctatcgcggatagtctgagcactgatggagggattttgcgttcctagtgtaactcgggcagttgttgttgccatcctgtacctgtcccgcaggtgtgatgttcggatgtaccaatcctatGCAGGTGTCTGCATAGGTCTTGGTcttccactgcgaggacgatcacctgcccgtcctgtctccctgtagtgctgtcttaggcatctcatagttcggacattgcaatttattgccctggtcacatctgcagtcctcatgcctccttgcagcatgcctaaggcacatttacgcagatgagcagggaccctgggcatctttcgtttggtgtttttcagagtcagtagaaaggcctctttagtgtcctaagtattcataactgtgacctcaatgcctaccgtttgtaagccgttagtgtcttaacgaccgttccacaggtgcatgttcattaattgtttatggttcattgaacaagcatgggaaatcatgtttaaaccctttacaatgaatatctgtgaagttatttggatttttacgaattatctttgaaagacagggtcctgaaaaggggacatttcttttttggcTGAGTTTATTTTGCCAATACTTTGCAGCACCATCTCATGATcgtgaatctctctctctgcgcttgtgtgtgtctgtttgtgttgtatgtaatgTGCAATATCTATGTAAGCTGAACTAGGAAATTACATGGCCAGATATTTGTTTCTTATATGTTTGTCATATTTCTGTGGTTGGGAAGAGAAGGATGTTATGCAGACAAATATGTTGGTAGGACAAGGCTATTTTTGTTTGTGCACATGGAAGTCAGTGATTTATGTTTACTATAGGTTAATGAAGCAATACAAATGTGATGTGACTAAAATGAACCGGCTTTTAATTGACTAAAATGGCCCACTGTTGTCATTATTTTGCCAATAActactgtacagtcgtggccaaaagttttgagaatgacacaaatattaatttccataaagtttgctgcttcagtgtctttagatatttttatcagatgttactatggaatactgaagtataattacaagcatttcataagtgtcaaaggcttttattgacaattacatgacgttgatgcaaagagtcaatatttgcagtgttgaccgttctttttcaagacctctgcaagaCCTGGCATGCTTTCAATTaaattctgggccacatcctgattgATGGcaacccattcttgcataatcaatgcttggagtttgccagaatttgtggggttttgtttgtccacccgcctcttgaggtttgaccacaaattctcaatgggattaaggtctggggagtttcctggccatggacccaaaatatccatgttttgt
Proteins encoded:
- the LOC110503106 gene encoding toll-like receptor 4; the encoded protein is MSFFTQGAFHSFGIYLVQFEYTHFSRHHYTISPIQLCLHERDFEVGKSTTSNIIDEDIMGSRKVIMEVLRHFINSAWCRFEFDVAQSWLVLKGNPIITIIIIILGDVEKRTKKMFELHKYLKRNTYLKWRDNPISSMRFWSHHRKAVISKTR